The Armatimonadota bacterium region CGGATAAACCCTCCTCGGAAGGGTCGGGCAAGGCGTGCTTGTCCGCGTGGGGTTTGCTCCATCGCCCGCAGCATGGCGGCAATCTGGCGAGATTCCTCCTCCCACTCATCCAGCGCCTGCTCCTTCAGCTCGCGGTCGCGGGCGATGTCCTGCAGGATCTCGCGTTTGGCTTCCGTCTGCTGATGGAGCCGAACGGTTTGTTGTGCCAGCTCTGCTTCCAGCCGAGCTATCTCTTGTGCCTGTTTGTCCAGCTGCGCCTTTGCCTGAGCGACCTCCTCCTTGTCTTGCTGGATGGCAAGCACCAGGCGCGAGTCTGCTCGCGCGATACGCCCCAGCACGTACGAACGACTGATGAGGTCGTGCACATCGCGCGAACCCAGCAACACCCGTACGGTACTGGCATTGCCCTGCTGATACGCCACGCGCACGCGGCGGGCGAGAAGTTGCTGGCGCTGCTGCAAACGCTGTTCCAGCTCCTTCAGACGCGCGGCGGTTTTGCGCTGTAACGAGCGCACAGTATCCAGGCGCGCCCGTACCGTGCGCAGCCGCTTGCGGGTGGCGTCCAGCTGCTGTTCGGTAGCCAGCAGGTCGGCGGTGATAGCGCGCTCTCGTCGGCGAATCTGGCGGATTTCGGCGCGCGCCTGCCGGATCTGCTTCTGAACGGTCGCCAGCTTTTTCTGTAGTTCGGTTTTGCTGGCAGGGGCAGGCTTAGAGGATTTCGAAGGCGATTGCTGCGGTGGCTTTGCCATCGCTGCGGATACGGTCGCGAGAACGATTACCAGACTAACCAGCCATCCCCATCGTAACCCCATGATGCACCCCCATGCATTTACACTGCCTGCAGGTATTTTCGGACGGAGAGCGTACTCACCGCACCCCCAATCGCCGCGCCCAAAAGAGTCAGCACCAGGAACACCACCCACACCGGCATCGGTGAGCCGCCCAGGCTGTCGATAAACACCAGCTTACGCATCACGAAATGTGAGACCAGCCTGGACACCCCGAAAATCAACCCACAGGCAATCCACGCCCCCAGCACGCCCTGCACGACCCCTTCCAGCACGAACGGCGTGCGGATGGTGCCCGCCGTGGCTCCGATGAGCTGCATGATGCGTATTTCCCGACGGCGGGCAAAGACCGTCAGGCGGATAGCGTTATAGATAATGATACTGGTGGCAATCAGCAGCAGAACGGTTCCGCCGATGCCAATCCAGCGCACCACCGTTGCCACCGACAGGATGATGTCCACCTCTTCTTTGGCGTCGCGTACGGCGTCCACTTCAGGCAGGCTCTTGAGCCACGTGCTGACCGCCCCCGTGCGCGACGGGTCTTTGACCTGGATAACGAAGCTGTCGGGCAATGGGTTATACGGCAATGCGGCGGTAATCTCCTGCTGCAGCTCCTTCTGGAACTCGGGCCACGCCTGTTCTTTGGGCTTGAAGGTGACCTGCGCGATGTCGGGATGCTTTTCCAACTGCTTGTGCAGCTCCTGTGCTCGCTGGCGCGAGACGTGATCTTTCAGGAACACATCGATGGCGAACTTGGGGGGCAGGCTCTTCGCCAGGTTCTCCAGTCGCCAGACGATGAGTCCGAAGCCACCGAACACCGCCAGCGCGAGCGCCACCGTGCCGATAGCCGCTAGCGTCATCAAGCCATTACGCCGCAGGTTGACCAGAGCCTCTTCCACCAGAAACTCCACATGGCTAAGGTTCATGCGCGTACACCCCGCACGGAACGTCACTGACAATCGTGCCTCTATCCAGCATCACCACGCGCTTGCGCATTCGGTCTATCACATACTTGTCGTGGCTGGCGACGAGCACGGTTGTGCCGCGGATATTGATGTGGCTGAGCAGCTGCATGATGTCCCAGGAGGTATCCGGGTCCAGGTTGCCCGTCGGCTCATCCGCCAGAAGCAGGGGCGGGTCGTTGGCGATAGCGCGGGCGATGGCGACCCGCTGGGCTTCGCCTCCCGATAGCTGAGCGGGGAAACTATCGCATCGGCGCAACAGTCCCACCAGCTCGATCGCATTGGCAGTGCGCTTACGAATCTCCTTGCGCGGCAGCCCCAGCACCCGCAGAGCAAACGCCACATTCTCCCACACCGTCTTGTTGGGCAGCAGTCCGAAATCCTGGAAGACCACACCCATCATGCGGCGGTAGTAGGGCACTTCGTGGGGGGGAATCTCGGCGACATTGCGTCCCGCCACGATGACCTTGCCCTGTGTCGGCAGCACCTCGCGCGTGATGAGTCTGAGCAGGGTAGACTTTCCCGCGCCCGTGGCCCCTACCAGAAACACGAACTCCCCCTTCTCCACGCGCAGGTTGATGTTTCGGAGCGCGTGTACGCCGTTAGGATATGTCACCGAAGCTTCCTGTATCTCGATCATGGTGCTACTGTTGCTATGGTATGGTTCGCAACCGGGGTGGCAAAAACCTTCGGCAGGAACAACAACCGCGTACGGCGAAAGCGTATGCAGAAATTCATGCAAAAGGGTGAGCAGTGTGTCCAGAGGGGTTGTTGTCGCGCTGGCGCTGATAGTGCTTGCAGTGGCTGCACAGGCGCAGGGACTGATGATGGGGCAGGGCGTTTTCGTCGACCGCGAGGGAACGACCCATCGCTGGCAGATAACGCCTGCGCATAGCCTGCAGTGGAACGGAGAAATCTACATGCCCACCGGGGTGTGGATTACCCCGCAGTCGCTGCGAGCCGATTCCACCGAGGCGGATTTCCAGCGCGACGAACAACTGCTGGATGCGCTGGCACGGGCAGGCATCAACGATGTCTGTGTGGTGCCTCGCGATGCGGCACCGACCATCTCTGCAGAGCGCTGGCAGCGACTGGTGGATGCTCTGGAGGCACGAGGGATGCGCTACGGTCTTTCCCTCGGAGAGGCAGGGTTGCCCGTCGCGCAAGGATACGTGGTAGCACCCGCTTCCAACCGCATCGCCAACATCGCGCAGGCAGGCGTCGTCGTCTTCCGGGCGCCGTACGCCGACCATGCGCAGACCTTTGTGGTAGACACCCATGATGGCAGCATCCTCAGCCACACGCGCGTCGCCGTGGAGCAGGGCGTGGGGCGTGTGCCATTGCAGTTGCCGGAAGGTGTCCTGGCGATACTGGTCACCTATCCCCATCGTCCTCTGGCGGATGCGGGTGGCTTTGTGCCCGACATCTGGGAGGGTTATGATGCCTGGCGAGATGGGGTGCTGCAGACCCTGGGCAAAGTGCGCTTCGGCAAAGGGCTGCGGTTCTGGGTGGACCCATTGGGACGGTGGGCACCACCTCTGGAAGAGGAGGGCATTGTGCCCTCTTCCCCGATGTTTCGTCTGGGCTTCGAAGCCTTTCTGGCACGCAAGTACCAGACGCTGGAGAACCTGATGAGCGCGTGGGCGCTTTCGGAGCGTAATCTGGAATCTTTTGCCGATGCCGCGCGTCAGTTGCCTCTCTGGCGAGGACAAAAGGGCATTCCCCAGCTGTATGACCTGCAGACGGGTAACCTGCGCCGGGTGGAGGCGACCCGCTGTGCCTACTGGAGAGATATCCACCAGTATCGGCGAGAGGCTTTGCAGGAGGCGGCAGATCGGCTGGCAGTAATATTGCGAAGGCATCTGGCGGACGTGCCCGTGCTGCTGAGCTGGCAGAAGTTCCATCCGGTGTACGTGTTCACGCAGAACCAGCCGGGTGTCGAGGGGTTGCTGGTGGTCACCGCCGAGCGCGGCTTCAACCTCGCCGTCAAGAGTATGGCTCCAGCGATGGGACAAGCCACAGAGAGCGTACGCCCTACCTGGCTGGTGGCTGCGGTGGCACACGACGTGAAACGGGATTACGCGGATAGCCAGGCACTGCTGAGCGAGGCGGAAGCTCTGGCTCAGGCAGGCAGTCGGGGCTGGTTCTTCCGGGTGACGGAGGCGTTCACAGACACCGCTCCTTTGCAGTGGCTGCGCTCTTTTCAGCAAACAGTGCTCACCCGACCGGAATGGCAACAACCTCCCCGTGTGCTCTTCTTCCCCCAAAGCGCATCGGGTATCTGCGAAGTCAAAAAGCTGCCGGGAGATGTGTGGTGGCTACCGTCGGTGCGTGAGGGGACATTGGTCAACGTCGGGCGAAACTACCGTGCTTATCATCTCCGCACGCTCACCGGGGAGCAGTACGTGATGTGGTCAGTGGAGAAAGACCGCCCGGTGCAGTTTCGCCTGATGGAGCCGCGCGCGTTTACGGCGTACCTGCCCGATGGCACGCCGGTCAAAATCAGCGGCAAAGGGCGGAGTTTCTCGATGAATCTTCCCACGGTGCCGGTGGTGTTCATTGGCAGCGGCACGCTCTTTCCGGTAGAAGCCGCGCAGGACGCCGTCAACGAGCTGGCAAGGCTGATCAAAATCGCGGAGTCGCGCCGGGTAGATGTGGGAACCGGACGATTCCGCTGGCAACAGGCACGCGATAATCTCCGAGCCGGTCAGGTGTACACTGCCTATCTGCTCGCCAGTGAAGCGCTGAATGAGCTGATTCAACGGCTGTCACAGTATCTCTGGATGGAGGCGGAGACCGCCGACGAGAGCAATTTCGATGAGGTCATCGAGCAGCCGTGGGCAAGCGGTGGCAAGCTGGTGCGTTTACAAAACGTCAACGACCCTCCCGCACGGGGCTACTTCCTGCGCTATCAGTTCGGCGTGAGGGAGGAAGGGAACTATGTCCTGTGGGTGGCTTGTCGTCCAGAGGGCAGCTCGCCCTTGCTGTGGAGTGTGGATGATAACGCTCCCCAGCCCCCTGAGAGCAACGTTCCCGTCGGCGCATATGGGGAGGGCTTCGGATGGATACGGATGGGCACGGTCAGGCTATCGCCCGGGGTACATACCCTCGAACTGCGAGTGGTGCAGCGCGCTGGAGAGGGGCTCAAACCCTATGTGCAGTGGTGCGATGTAGTGCTTCTGACCACTGAGAACATCATCCCGCAGGGTACCGCCAAACCACCCGTCAGGTAGAGGCTTATGGAAAAAACGCCTTCTCCCACCATCACCTTCTTCCGCGCGTTGCGCAACGCCACGGGCGACGCCTATGACCGGCTGGGCTTGACGCTGGCGAGCAGCCTGTTGTGGTTTGCGGCGCTGATGGCTGCTTCGATAGCCGTGAGCGCAGCTGCTCGCACGCAACCGGTTCTGGTGGTACTGGGGGTGTTTTGCATCGGCTCAGTGTTGCTGGGCGAAGTATGGACGGGATGCGTGTACCTGGCATATCGCATCGCCACGCGCGACGACCCCTCCCTGCTGTGCTTTGTGGAGGCATGGCGGGGCTTGGGGTGGAAAACGCTGGGGCTGGCAGTCATCCAGACCTTTGTGACGGTAGTTATTCTGGCAAACATCGCGCTGTA contains the following coding sequences:
- a CDS encoding cell division ATP-binding protein FtsE — protein: MIEIQEASVTYPNGVHALRNINLRVEKGEFVFLVGATGAGKSTLLRLITREVLPTQGKVIVAGRNVAEIPPHEVPYYRRMMGVVFQDFGLLPNKTVWENVAFALRVLGLPRKEIRKRTANAIELVGLLRRCDSFPAQLSGGEAQRVAIARAIANDPPLLLADEPTGNLDPDTSWDIMQLLSHINIRGTTVLVASHDKYVIDRMRKRVVMLDRGTIVSDVPCGVYAHEP
- a CDS encoding cell division protein FtsX, which codes for MSVTFRAGCTRMNLSHVEFLVEEALVNLRRNGLMTLAAIGTVALALAVFGGFGLIVWRLENLAKSLPPKFAIDVFLKDHVSRQRAQELHKQLEKHPDIAQVTFKPKEQAWPEFQKELQQEITAALPYNPLPDSFVIQVKDPSRTGAVSTWLKSLPEVDAVRDAKEEVDIILSVATVVRWIGIGGTVLLLIATSIIIYNAIRLTVFARRREIRIMQLIGATAGTIRTPFVLEGVVQGVLGAWIACGLIFGVSRLVSHFVMRKLVFIDSLGGSPMPVWVVFLVLTLLGAAIGGAVSTLSVRKYLQAV
- a CDS encoding peptidase M23 encodes the protein MGLRWGWLVSLVIVLATVSAAMAKPPQQSPSKSSKPAPASKTELQKKLATVQKQIRQARAEIRQIRRRERAITADLLATEQQLDATRKRLRTVRARLDTVRSLQRKTAARLKELEQRLQQRQQLLARRVRVAYQQGNASTVRVLLGSRDVHDLISRSYVLGRIARADSRLVLAIQQDKEEVAQAKAQLDKQAQEIARLEAELAQQTVRLHQQTEAKREILQDIARDRELKEQALDEWEEESRQIAAMLRAMEQTPRGQARLARPFRGGFIRPVNGAIVSGFGMRFHPILKVNRMHNGVDIAAPYGTPIKAAADGEVVFAGYRRGYGNTVIIDHGGGVATLYGHCSALAVGEGQTVKQGQVIGYVGATGLATGPHLHFEVRRNGEPVNPL